A window of Methanobacteriaceae archaeon contains these coding sequences:
- a CDS encoding DUF4013 domain-containing protein, producing MEIMDIIKEAFIFPSQNIEKLAIYIALTFVIAILMVGGVFSCAFSNENTALVILGIILFIASFIVSLVMMGYQLGIMKSGIDFDENAPAFDWINDGINGIKLLIVNIVYFIIPAIITGIVAIIANVPGSFMQIIEEYTANINATAVANSTATAMPVVSDAAWASLFNSIAITAIVALILFIIFGFIETMGQARLANTGSLGNALNVIEAAKDIPRIGVAKVLALIILVVVIGVVIQGIVGYLTNQIPQISIISVVITPYLIFFTQRAYGLLYSDIA from the coding sequence ATGGAAATTATGGATATTATTAAAGAGGCATTTATTTTTCCATCACAAAATATAGAAAAACTTGCAATTTACATAGCTTTAACATTTGTAATTGCAATTTTAATGGTTGGTGGGGTATTTTCTTGTGCATTTAGTAATGAAAATACTGCTCTTGTAATTCTTGGTATAATCTTATTCATTGCTTCATTCATTGTATCATTGGTAATGATGGGTTATCAACTAGGAATCATGAAGTCAGGTATTGATTTTGATGAAAACGCTCCTGCATTTGATTGGATAAATGATGGAATAAATGGTATTAAACTATTAATTGTTAATATTGTATACTTTATTATTCCTGCTATTATTACTGGAATTGTTGCAATTATTGCAAATGTTCCGGGTAGTTTTATGCAAATAATTGAAGAATACACTGCAAATATAAATGCAACTGCTGTTGCTAACTCAACTGCAACTGCTATGCCTGTTGTATCTGATGCTGCTTGGGCTTCCTTATTTAATTCTATTGCTATTACTGCAATTGTTGCACTTATTTTGTTTATAATCTTTGGATTTATTGAAACAATGGGTCAAGCAAGATTAGCAAACACAGGCAGTCTTGGCAATGCTCTTAATGTTATTGAAGCAGCAAAAGACATTCCAAGAATTGGAGTGGCTAAAGTACTTGCTCTTATTATTTTAGTTGTTGTAATTGGTGTAGTTATTCAAGGAATTGTAGGATATCTTACCAATCAAATCCCACAAATCTCAATTATTTCAGTTGTAATAACTCCATACTTGATTTTCTTTACCCAAAGAGCATATGGATTATTATATTCTGATATAGCTTAG
- the mch gene encoding methenyltetrahydromethanopterin cyclohydrolase, whose translation MVSVNIEAKKTVDVMIEKADALNIAVETLENGATVLDCGVNVDGSFKAGELYTKVCLGGLADVGISIPGDLSEKFALPSVKIKTDSPSISTLGSQKAGWSVSVGDFFALGSGPARAIALKPAETYEEIGYEDKEADLAILTLEADVLPGEDVAQYIADECNVDVKNVYLLVAPTSSLVGSIQISGRVVENGTYKMLEAIKFDVTKVKHAAGIAPIAPIDPDGLKAMGKTNDAVLFGGRTYYYVESDENDDIADVAAKLPSSAADGYGKPFFDVFKEAEFDFYKIDKGMFAPAEVVINDLTTGKIYKEGYVNVDLLKKSFGLDE comes from the coding sequence ATGGTAAGTGTAAACATAGAAGCAAAAAAGACCGTAGATGTAATGATTGAAAAAGCAGATGCATTAAACATCGCTGTAGAAACCTTAGAAAATGGTGCTACCGTTTTAGATTGTGGTGTAAATGTAGATGGAAGTTTTAAAGCGGGTGAACTTTATACTAAAGTTTGTCTCGGTGGACTTGCAGATGTTGGAATTTCCATTCCTGGAGATTTATCTGAAAAATTCGCTCTTCCTTCAGTAAAAATTAAAACTGACTCACCTTCCATTTCAACCTTAGGTTCTCAAAAAGCAGGTTGGTCTGTATCTGTTGGAGATTTCTTTGCACTTGGTTCTGGTCCTGCAAGAGCAATTGCATTAAAACCAGCTGAAACTTATGAAGAAATCGGTTACGAAGACAAAGAAGCTGACTTAGCTATTTTAACTTTAGAAGCTGACGTATTACCTGGTGAAGATGTTGCTCAATACATTGCTGATGAATGTAACGTTGATGTTAAAAATGTATACTTACTTGTAGCTCCTACTTCTTCTCTTGTTGGATCTATTCAAATTTCTGGTAGAGTAGTTGAAAACGGAACCTACAAAATGTTAGAAGCTATTAAATTCGATGTAACTAAAGTAAAACACGCAGCAGGTATTGCACCTATTGCACCTATTGACCCAGATGGACTTAAAGCTATGGGTAAAACCAACGATGCAGTATTATTCGGTGGAAGAACCTACTACTACGTTGAATCTGATGAAAACGATGACATTGCTGATGTTGCAGCTAAATTACCATCTTCCGCAGCTGATGGATATGGTAAACCATTCTTCGATGTATTCAAAGAAGCTGAATTCGACTTCTACAAAATCGACAAAGGAATGTTCGCTCCTGCTGAAGTTGTAATTAACGACTTAACTACTGGTAAAATTTACAAAGAAGGATATGTAAACGTAGATTTACTCAAAAAATCCTTCGGTTTAGATGAATAA
- a CDS encoding SDR family NAD(P)-dependent oxidoreductase — translation MDRLKDKVAIVTGSTSGIGIGIARLFAAEGAKVVICGRREEKGQAVVDSITKEGGEASYHFFDITDTDSIKKLIDDTVEKYGKIDILVNNAANVALKDGSIGELTIDMWDAIFESDLRGTFYATKCVIPYLQKNENGGSIINIGSMASCGGDLGSTAYACAKSGVDMLTQYTALQYGKDNIRCNCVRPGLIVTPENEANVPEVLRNIFLSNIMVNRYGGPEDIGHMCVYFASDESEYVTGQIINVDGGLNSHVSTSAQFRELNSRTW, via the coding sequence ATGGATAGATTAAAAGACAAAGTAGCTATTGTTACTGGTTCTACAAGTGGTATCGGAATCGGCATTGCTAGATTATTTGCTGCAGAAGGTGCTAAAGTAGTTATTTGTGGACGTAGAGAAGAAAAAGGACAAGCAGTTGTTGATAGTATCACAAAAGAAGGAGGAGAAGCTTCTTACCACTTCTTTGATATTACCGACACCGACAGTATTAAAAAATTAATTGACGATACTGTAGAAAAATATGGAAAAATAGACATTTTAGTAAATAACGCAGCTAATGTAGCTCTAAAAGACGGAAGCATTGGAGAGTTAACCATTGATATGTGGGATGCTATCTTTGAGAGCGATTTACGTGGTACATTTTATGCTACAAAATGTGTAATTCCATACTTGCAAAAAAATGAAAATGGTGGATCTATTATAAACATTGGATCAATGGCATCATGTGGTGGAGATTTAGGTTCTACTGCTTATGCATGTGCTAAATCCGGTGTTGACATGCTTACACAATACACCGCACTCCAATATGGTAAAGATAATATCCGTTGTAACTGTGTACGTCCTGGATTAATAGTAACTCCAGAAAATGAAGCAAATGTACCTGAAGTCTTAAGAAACATTTTCTTAAGTAACATCATGGTAAACCGTTATGGTGGTCCAGAAGATATCGGTCATATGTGTGTATATTTCGCATCTGACGAAAGTGAATACGTAACTGGACAAATAATCAATGTAGATGGTGGTCTTAACTCCCATGTATCTACATCAGCACAATTTAGAGAGTTAAACTCTCGTACATGGTAA
- a CDS encoding nitroreductase family protein has product MSLIFKRKSVRKFRDEKVSDEKIENLLKAAMQAPSSCNSQPWEFIVVSDDEDKLAISKMHKFAKPAAGASHLIVTLGNLNNAKVIRMIEQDLGACNENILLQATHEGLGSVWLGFHPIEDRTLKLKQYLNIPDFCIPFSVICIGYPEEESEVNLRYDKSKVHFDKY; this is encoded by the coding sequence ATGAGTTTAATTTTTAAAAGAAAAAGTGTTCGTAAATTTAGAGATGAAAAAGTCAGTGATGAAAAAATCGAAAATCTACTAAAAGCAGCTATGCAGGCACCTTCTTCATGTAATTCACAGCCATGGGAGTTTATTGTTGTATCAGATGATGAAGATAAACTTGCAATTTCTAAAATGCATAAATTTGCAAAACCTGCTGCCGGTGCATCACATCTTATTGTTACACTTGGAAATCTAAATAATGCAAAAGTAATAAGAATGATTGAACAGGATTTGGGGGCATGTAATGAAAATATTCTTCTTCAGGCCACTCATGAAGGCTTGGGCAGTGTATGGCTTGGATTTCACCCGATTGAAGATAGAACCTTAAAATTAAAACAATATTTAAATATTCCAGACTTCTGCATTCCTTTTTCAGTAATCTGTATTGGTTATCCTGAAGAGGAAAGTGAAGTAAATTTAAGGTATGATAAATCCAAAGTTCACTTTGATAAATATTAA
- a CDS encoding chloride channel protein codes for MKNLEKTLKSIVENPKYIFRLSVQGVMVGIFAGLMVCLYRFLLSESEHILRNYLTIIQTNVVYIVLFFVFLAVLGLLIDWITKWEVDSSGSGIPQVYAEVKGHMEANWAKVLFSKIVAGVMTALGGLSLGPEGPSVQIGGMAGKGVARLFKGSKTDELRLILVGSAVGITAAFNAPLAGVLFVMEEINHGFDKTLIFIALVSAIVSDFISKSIFGQSTVLTFPINNIPLENYWILIVLGIVIGVIGYVYNIGMIKSSDFVNSLKIPSQLKFVAVFIISGVVALTIPQISDGGHFMMDMLGVAIPSLGVLVLLLVLKYLFSMFSFSSGAPGGIFLPILVLGAYIGAIFGSVVVPALGMEHVLIYKFIVISMAGFFAATVRSPITGIVLIAEMCGSTESLVAMIIVSLIAYVVPTILGNEPIYESLYDRLLLNKNREFVKKPSRHVLSEYVVPLDCDYINFKIKDIPFPKNAIVVSVIRNGKYIIPTEDFNIKYSDQVQILTDVNDYPYVREEIEELFGG; via the coding sequence ATGAAAAACCTTGAAAAAACATTAAAATCAATTGTTGAAAATCCAAAATATATCTTCCGTTTATCTGTTCAGGGAGTAATGGTAGGTATATTTGCAGGATTAATGGTGTGTTTGTATCGTTTTTTACTTTCTGAATCAGAACATATTTTAAGAAATTATTTAACTATAATTCAAACTAATGTAGTTTATATTGTGCTATTTTTTGTTTTTTTAGCTGTTTTAGGACTTTTAATCGATTGGATAACCAAGTGGGAAGTTGACTCTTCAGGTAGTGGAATACCTCAGGTTTATGCTGAAGTAAAAGGGCATATGGAAGCTAATTGGGCAAAAGTGCTGTTTTCTAAAATTGTTGCAGGGGTAATGACTGCTCTTGGTGGTTTATCATTAGGTCCTGAAGGTCCATCAGTTCAAATTGGTGGTATGGCTGGAAAAGGTGTTGCACGTCTTTTTAAAGGATCAAAAACCGATGAATTAAGATTAATACTTGTTGGTTCTGCTGTTGGTATTACTGCAGCATTTAATGCTCCACTAGCTGGAGTATTATTTGTTATGGAAGAAATCAATCATGGTTTTGATAAAACATTAATTTTTATAGCTTTAGTATCTGCTATTGTATCTGATTTTATCTCAAAATCTATTTTTGGCCAGTCTACTGTTTTAACATTTCCAATAAACAACATTCCTTTGGAAAACTACTGGATTTTAATTGTTTTAGGAATTGTCATTGGTGTTATAGGATATGTGTATAATATTGGAATGATAAAGTCAAGTGATTTTGTAAACAGTCTTAAAATACCTTCTCAGCTTAAATTTGTAGCTGTTTTTATTATTTCTGGTGTTGTAGCACTTACAATTCCACAAATCAGTGATGGTGGACACTTCATGATGGACATGTTAGGTGTAGCTATTCCATCTTTAGGTGTTTTAGTCCTTCTTTTAGTCTTAAAATACTTGTTTTCAATGTTTTCATTCTCATCAGGAGCACCTGGTGGAATATTTTTACCAATCTTAGTATTGGGAGCATATATTGGAGCAATATTTGGATCTGTTGTAGTTCCAGCCTTGGGTATGGAGCATGTTTTAATCTATAAATTCATTGTTATTTCAATGGCAGGATTTTTTGCAGCTACTGTAAGATCTCCAATAACTGGAATTGTCTTAATAGCTGAAATGTGCGGTTCTACAGAGTCTTTAGTTGCAATGATTATTGTATCTCTAATAGCTTACGTTGTTCCAACAATTTTAGGAAATGAACCGATATATGAGTCATTATATGATAGATTACTTTTAAACAAAAACAGAGAATTTGTTAAAAAGCCTTCAAGGCATGTGTTATCAGAATATGTTGTGCCACTTGACTGTGACTATATCAATTTTAAAATTAAGGACATTCCATTTCCAAAAAATGCAATTGTAGTATCAGTTATTCGTAATGGTAAATATATAATTCCAACTGAAGACTTTAACATTAAATACAGCGATCAGGTTCAGATTTTAACTGATGTAAATGATTATCCGTATGTACGTGAAGAAATTGAAGAATTATTTGGTGGTTAG
- a CDS encoding transcription factor S produces MEFCPECGAMLMPKNGTIKCSCGYEKSLTNDDLEQQYHMKGETKPETKVIVTDNNNVALPTTRITCYKCGGTKGYWWTVQTRSADEAPTNFIRCAKCGNTWRSSN; encoded by the coding sequence ATGGAATTCTGTCCTGAATGTGGTGCAATGCTAATGCCTAAAAATGGTACAATTAAATGTAGCTGTGGTTATGAAAAATCCTTAACAAATGATGATTTAGAACAACAATATCATATGAAAGGAGAAACCAAACCTGAAACCAAGGTAATTGTAACAGACAACAACAATGTAGCACTTCCAACCACAAGAATAACCTGCTATAAATGTGGTGGAACAAAAGGATACTGGTGGACTGTACAGACAAGATCTGCTGATGAGGCACCAACTAATTTCATCAGATGTGCAAAATGCGGAAACACCTGGAGAAGTTCTAATTAG
- a CDS encoding DUF2149 domain-containing protein: MVRKNGRRRSKRVEEDPMTGIANLVDAMLVIAVGFLVFVIISWNMQAMIDPDQSMQEAMQQQTTEVDQGQQLNETPDTSNSSGQGYTEMGKVYKDPATGKLIMVEG, encoded by the coding sequence ATGGTAAGGAAAAATGGTAGGCGTAGGTCAAAAAGAGTAGAAGAAGACCCGATGACTGGTATTGCTAACCTTGTAGATGCAATGCTTGTTATTGCTGTTGGTTTTCTTGTTTTTGTAATCATAAGCTGGAATATGCAGGCTATGATTGATCCTGACCAAAGTATGCAGGAAGCTATGCAACAACAAACTACTGAAGTAGACCAAGGCCAGCAATTAAACGAAACTCCAGACACTTCAAACAGTTCTGGTCAAGGATATACCGAAATGGGTAAGGTATACAAAGACCCTGCTACCGGTAAGCTGATTATGGTGGAGGGTTAA
- a CDS encoding MotA/TolQ/ExbB proton channel family protein → MVLSIPGGEFLTGSLDVISQSLTIPVLVILLVIVIITIITLGGAISEYTSRKKVPVGVIRDLIYDINASQSVDELKSVISNADIPKSQKKVLTEIASSESLGDSSREALARKLFEFEEEKTIESLRKTDIITRLGPTIGLMGTLIPMGPGLAALGAGDINTLASSLTVAFNTTIVGIGSSALCYFIGKLRSSWYDRYLSDLDALIDAVLDYMNK, encoded by the coding sequence ATGGTTTTAAGCATTCCTGGGGGAGAATTTTTAACAGGTTCTCTTGATGTTATTTCTCAAAGCTTAACTATTCCTGTATTGGTTATTTTACTTGTAATTGTTATTATTACAATTATTACATTAGGTGGAGCTATTTCAGAATATACATCCAGAAAAAAGGTTCCTGTTGGAGTAATTAGAGATTTAATTTATGATATTAATGCTTCACAATCTGTTGATGAGTTAAAAAGTGTAATTTCAAATGCTGATATTCCAAAATCTCAAAAAAAGGTTTTAACTGAAATTGCATCTTCTGAATCATTAGGTGACTCTTCAAGAGAAGCTCTTGCTCGTAAATTATTCGAATTTGAAGAAGAAAAAACTATCGAATCATTAAGAAAAACAGATATTATTACTCGTCTTGGTCCAACTATCGGTTTAATGGGTACTTTAATCCCTATGGGTCCAGGTCTTGCAGCATTAGGTGCAGGAGACATCAATACTCTTGCAAGTTCCTTAACTGTTGCATTTAACACAACTATTGTTGGTATTGGTTCTAGTGCATTATGTTATTTCATTGGTAAACTTAGATCTTCATGGTATGACAGATATTTATCTGATTTAGATGCTTTAATTGATGCAGTTCTTGATTATATGAATAAATAG
- a CDS encoding DUF2162 domain-containing protein: protein MDIMSVLWQFGIFASVVIFGIKIGLASGLADLSKKLFAGICISYGAGIIIISYIASFFTDQLVQAIYGYNTMFYIIMASIMIIAGLFTIREWKIHDKNTSTATSLAIIAPCPCCFGSIVASVLIVAPSINIATFDLSCYAAVALVGVMIVTYFASNTIIKFIDKPYPVVLGNFMLFLGAYFLLSAIVIPNIAAALTKTSLSITIASPQDILMIIIAFAILLFGGMVLNKRGRNILK from the coding sequence ATGGATATTATGAGTGTTTTATGGCAGTTTGGAATTTTCGCATCTGTTGTTATTTTTGGAATAAAAATAGGACTTGCATCTGGTTTGGCTGATTTGTCAAAAAAATTGTTTGCAGGAATCTGTATATCATATGGTGCAGGAATAATTATTATTTCTTATATTGCTTCATTTTTCACAGATCAACTTGTTCAGGCAATTTATGGTTATAATACAATGTTTTATATTATTATGGCTTCAATCATGATTATTGCCGGTCTTTTTACAATAAGAGAATGGAAAATACACGACAAAAACACATCAACTGCAACTTCCTTAGCTATTATCGCTCCTTGTCCATGCTGTTTTGGTTCAATTGTTGCTAGCGTTTTAATCGTTGCACCAAGTATAAACATTGCTACATTTGATTTAAGCTGTTATGCAGCAGTAGCATTGGTTGGAGTAATGATTGTAACTTATTTTGCATCAAATACAATTATAAAATTCATTGATAAACCTTATCCTGTTGTTTTAGGTAATTTCATGTTGTTTTTAGGTGCGTATTTCTTACTTTCAGCTATTGTAATTCCAAATATTGCAGCAGCTCTTACCAAAACTTCTCTTTCCATTACAATTGCTTCTCCTCAAGACATCCTTATGATTATAATTGCATTTGCAATTTTATTATTTGGAGGTATGGTCTTGAATAAAAGAGGCAGAAACATTTTAAAATAA
- a CDS encoding phenylacetate--CoA ligase: protein MFWNEEIETMPRQDLEELQLKKLQATVKRAFDKIPYYNKRYSEAEVYPEDIETLKDIEKLPFITKDDLRESYPYGLFAVDLKDIKELHSSSGTTGKPVVSGYTRKDLDTWAETTARGLTMMGLGEDDIIQNTHGYGMFTGGFGVHYGSHKIGATIIPISTGQTRRQIEIMSDFGTTGLIFTPSYGIHIGEVALEDGIDPKDLGIKAIGFGAEMWTEEIRQKVEELFGAKAYNIYGLTELMGPGVGVECSAQQGLHIAEDIYYPEIINPDTGKVIGGGKTGELVLTNLEREGMPIIRFRTKDLTTITYDKCDCGRTHARMSRITGRSDDMIKVKGVAIFPSQIEKALLKVGDVEPHYMIIVTRPGTLDEIEVKVEASKDLFFDGVKEMMDIQTKIGKSIENETGIRVKVTLVEPKTLPRFEGKAKRVIDKRNLH from the coding sequence ATGTTTTGGAACGAAGAAATTGAGACAATGCCAAGGCAAGACCTTGAAGAATTACAGTTAAAAAAACTCCAAGCAACTGTAAAAAGAGCTTTTGATAAAATTCCTTACTATAACAAAAGATATAGTGAAGCAGAAGTTTATCCGGAAGATATTGAAACATTAAAAGATATCGAAAAACTTCCATTCATCACAAAAGACGACTTAAGAGAAAGCTACCCTTACGGACTTTTTGCAGTAGATCTTAAAGATATTAAAGAATTACATTCATCATCAGGAACAACCGGAAAACCAGTAGTTTCAGGATACACCAGAAAAGACTTGGATACCTGGGCAGAAACTACAGCACGTGGACTTACCATGATGGGACTTGGTGAAGACGACATTATTCAAAATACTCACGGATACGGAATGTTTACTGGTGGATTTGGAGTTCATTACGGATCTCACAAAATCGGTGCAACAATTATCCCAATTTCAACAGGACAAACAAGAAGACAAATCGAAATTATGAGCGATTTTGGAACTACCGGACTTATTTTCACACCATCTTATGGTATTCACATTGGAGAAGTTGCTCTTGAAGATGGAATTGACCCAAAAGACCTTGGAATCAAAGCTATTGGATTTGGAGCTGAAATGTGGACTGAAGAAATCAGACAAAAAGTCGAAGAACTCTTTGGTGCAAAAGCATACAACATCTACGGATTAACAGAACTTATGGGTCCGGGAGTTGGTGTAGAATGTAGTGCACAGCAAGGTTTACACATTGCAGAAGACATCTACTATCCTGAAATCATAAACCCAGATACTGGAAAAGTGATTGGTGGAGGAAAAACCGGAGAATTAGTTTTAACCAATCTTGAAAGAGAAGGAATGCCAATCATAAGGTTTAGAACCAAAGATTTAACCACAATTACTTATGATAAATGTGATTGTGGAAGAACTCATGCAAGAATGAGCAGAATAACCGGTAGATCTGACGATATGATTAAAGTTAAAGGAGTAGCTATTTTCCCATCACAAATTGAAAAAGCATTGCTTAAAGTTGGTGATGTAGAGCCTCATTACATGATTATAGTTACAAGACCTGGAACATTAGATGAAATCGAAGTAAAAGTAGAAGCATCAAAAGATCTTTTCTTTGACGGTGTAAAAGAAATGATGGACATCCAGACTAAAATTGGAAAATCCATTGAAAACGAAACCGGAATTAGAGTTAAAGTAACACTTGTTGAACCAAAAACTTTACCAAGATTTGAAGGAAAAGCAAAAAGAGTAATTGATAAGAGAAACTTACACTAG
- a CDS encoding acetolactate synthase — protein MKIQQLSIFLQNRVGNLSKPLELLSQNNVNIRALCMADTSEFGILRLVVDSPQKGKEILEENNFLVKITDIIGVEMTDTPGGLTSVLKVIRENDVDLEYLYAFTHDKVGKAILLLHSDDLEGLISALQKNNVPIVPSKEVYNL, from the coding sequence ATGAAAATTCAACAATTATCCATATTTTTACAAAACAGAGTTGGAAATCTCTCCAAACCATTAGAATTACTTTCACAAAATAATGTAAACATAAGAGCATTATGTATGGCGGATACATCTGAGTTTGGTATTTTAAGACTTGTTGTAGATAGTCCACAAAAAGGAAAAGAAATCTTAGAAGAAAACAATTTCCTTGTTAAGATTACAGACATCATTGGTGTTGAAATGACTGACACTCCAGGTGGTCTTACTTCAGTTTTAAAAGTCATTAGAGAAAATGATGTTGATTTAGAATATCTTTATGCATTTACCCACGATAAAGTTGGTAAAGCTATTTTATTATTGCACTCAGATGACCTTGAAGGTTTAATATCTGCATTGCAAAAAAACAATGTTCCTATTGTTCCGTCAAAAGAAGTTTACAATTTATAA
- a CDS encoding acyltransferase family protein, with protein sequence MTEQSVFFYLDALRVMAIACVIMIHVYTRMRGFILTEYAFPPSFNWLMTLFFGNVPRIGVDLFLILSGALSLGRVWDIKSFLGKRIPRIISPFVFWSVCIVLSVMIVSVTIPGVFKLPEQGFTISGFLNLFYAYIMAAKPYAHQNWFFWMILGTYLIMPIFNKWILHADFSEIEYFLVFWLVTCFFDYTLMTACPIKLSYFTSPIGLVVLGYYLRHTERKLLNNAYFGIGLIIISIILTMILGYYLSDVHEIYTFNRYSILNSITVIGVFVLFKTYNQLRIYKFLTKFKDSFISVVYHNSVFSIAKYSYGIYLIHLVILHVLIPIVVGFANSYKVSFMLCFVLCLGISWAIMAILNRVPKVNNVIGAK encoded by the coding sequence ATGACGGAACAAAGCGTATTTTTTTATTTAGATGCTTTACGTGTAATGGCTATTGCATGTGTTATTATGATACATGTATATACCAGAATGAGAGGATTTATCCTTACTGAATATGCTTTTCCACCTTCATTTAACTGGCTTATGACACTATTTTTCGGAAATGTACCTAGGATTGGTGTAGATTTATTCCTGATATTGTCTGGAGCATTGTCTCTTGGTCGTGTTTGGGATATTAAATCGTTTTTAGGTAAAAGAATACCTAGAATTATTTCACCATTCGTATTTTGGAGTGTTTGTATAGTACTTTCTGTTATGATTGTTTCTGTAACAATTCCAGGCGTATTTAAATTACCTGAACAAGGATTTACTATTAGCGGATTTTTAAACTTGTTTTATGCTTACATTATGGCTGCTAAACCATATGCGCATCAAAACTGGTTCTTCTGGATGATTTTAGGAACTTATTTGATCATGCCAATATTCAACAAATGGATATTGCACGCTGATTTTAGTGAAATCGAATATTTCTTGGTATTCTGGTTAGTTACCTGCTTTTTCGACTACACATTAATGACAGCTTGTCCAATTAAATTATCCTACTTTACAAGTCCAATAGGTTTAGTTGTTTTAGGGTATTATCTAAGACATACTGAAAGAAAACTTCTAAACAATGCTTACTTTGGAATTGGATTAATTATAATTTCTATTATCTTAACAATGATTTTAGGATATTATTTATCTGACGTACATGAAATTTATACTTTCAACAGATATTCCATTTTAAACTCCATTACTGTTATTGGAGTATTCGTATTGTTTAAAACTTACAATCAGTTAAGAATTTACAAATTTTTAACTAAATTCAAAGACAGTTTTATTAGTGTAGTATATCACAATTCAGTATTTTCAATTGCAAAATACAGTTACGGAATTTACTTAATTCACTTAGTTATACTTCACGTACTTATCCCAATTGTTGTTGGATTTGCAAATTCATATAAAGTAAGTTTTATGTTATGCTTCGTTTTATGTTTAGGTATTTCCTGGGCAATTATGGCTATATTAAACAGAGTTCCTAAGGTAAACAACGTTATTGGTGCTAAATAA
- a CDS encoding beta-ribofuranosylaminobenzene 5'-phosphate synthase: MIIRAPSRIHMSLIDLNGSYRRVDGGIGLALADPQFVLEIEQIESGIELEFADTVDDVEAIEECREKIPDAAKKTIEHFDIDSGFKFTVHNTYPPHSGFGSGTQISISTAHLITETMGIEVESRTLSSIVGRGGTSGIGTYTHDLGGFIVDGGHSKEEKPLFLPSGASKAKPATLIARYDFPEEWNILIAIPRIEKHMEGDDEVDVFQTYCPIPKEEVEQVSHLILMNLIPFMLEKDIKNFGWAVSELQKVGFNKLEHSLDDSYLPLMKAIEKAGAYGVGISSFGPVLYTVFDESNEEIVEKTKEIIGENGTVFVTKAQNHGFTIEK; encoded by the coding sequence ATGATTATTAGAGCACCTTCAAGAATACACATGTCTCTTATTGATTTAAACGGATCATATAGGAGAGTTGATGGTGGTATTGGTCTTGCATTAGCTGACCCTCAATTTGTATTGGAAATTGAACAAATTGAAAGCGGGATTGAACTTGAATTTGCAGATACTGTAGATGACGTTGAAGCTATTGAAGAATGTAGAGAAAAAATCCCTGATGCAGCTAAAAAGACTATTGAACACTTCGACATTGATTCTGGTTTCAAATTTACTGTTCACAACACTTACCCTCCACATTCCGGATTTGGTAGTGGAACTCAAATTTCTATCTCAACTGCTCATTTAATAACTGAAACAATGGGTATTGAAGTTGAAAGCAGAACTCTCAGTAGTATTGTTGGAAGGGGAGGTACTTCTGGAATTGGAACATACACACACGATTTAGGTGGATTTATTGTTGATGGTGGACACAGTAAAGAAGAAAAACCATTATTCTTACCTTCTGGTGCATCAAAGGCAAAACCTGCAACATTAATCGCTAGATATGATTTTCCTGAAGAATGGAATATTTTAATAGCTATTCCAAGAATTGAAAAGCATATGGAAGGTGACGATGAGGTAGATGTTTTCCAAACATATTGTCCTATTCCAAAAGAAGAAGTAGAACAGGTATCTCACTTGATTTTAATGAACCTCATTCCATTCATGCTTGAAAAAGATATTAAAAACTTTGGATGGGCTGTAAGTGAGCTTCAAAAAGTTGGTTTCAACAAATTAGAACATTCTCTTGATGACAGTTACTTACCATTAATGAAAGCTATTGAAAAAGCTGGAGCATATGGTGTAGGTATTTCCTCATTTGGACCAGTTTTATACACAGTATTTGACGAATCAAATGAAGAAATCGTAGAAAAAACCAAAGAAATCATCGGAGAAAATGGTACTGTTTTTGTAACCAAAGCACAAAATCACGGATTTACCATTGAAAAATAG